The proteins below come from a single Chryseobacterium sp. MA9 genomic window:
- a CDS encoding helix-turn-helix transcriptional regulator — MGVTKTEIYTEEQNKLASLLKVLGHPARIAILQYIINQKACICNDLVEELGLAQATISQHLKELKNIGIIKGSIEGKSVCYCINESIWKQFQNEFNLFFNQDVTIKQCC, encoded by the coding sequence ATGGGAGTTACTAAAACCGAAATCTATACTGAAGAACAAAATAAACTGGCTTCACTTCTTAAAGTTTTGGGACATCCGGCAAGAATAGCCATTTTACAGTATATCATCAATCAAAAAGCTTGCATCTGCAATGATCTTGTTGAAGAACTTGGATTGGCTCAGGCTACCATTTCTCAACATTTAAAAGAGCTGAAGAATATAGGAATCATCAAGGGTTCCATTGAAGGAAAGTCTGTATGCTACTGTATTAATGAAAGCATCTGGAAACAATTTCAAAACGAGTTTAACCTGTTTTTTAATCAGGATGTCACGATAAAACAATGCTGTTAA
- a CDS encoding 3',5'-cyclic-nucleotide phosphodiesterase: MKKTALSLFIFLNIVCQAQNFDVIPLGIYGGEQEDNLSAYLVGAPKDNAFLCLDAGTVNAGIRKAIELKSLEGSTETVLKDQIKGYFVSHGHLDHLSGLIINSPADSKKDIFAIAPVIQILQNHYFITDTWINFADQGQKPILGKYHYNELQEGNEIPAPQTPFFITGYGLNHVNPYKSSAALVRRDNHYLLYLGDTGADRIEKSDRLDNLWNTIAPLVKKRQLNTILIEVSFPNSQPEHLLFGHLTPNLLIEELSKLKEKTGQSSLEGLNIVVTHRKPTGDNPELIKKELLKNNPLKVNYIFPEQGKKISLP, encoded by the coding sequence ATGAAAAAAACAGCACTTTCTTTATTCATTTTCCTGAATATTGTTTGTCAGGCACAAAATTTTGATGTAATTCCTTTAGGAATATATGGCGGTGAGCAGGAAGATAACTTATCTGCCTATCTGGTAGGCGCTCCAAAAGACAATGCATTTCTTTGCCTTGATGCCGGTACCGTAAATGCCGGAATACGAAAAGCGATTGAATTGAAAAGTCTTGAAGGATCCACAGAAACAGTTCTCAAGGATCAGATAAAGGGATATTTTGTATCACATGGTCATTTGGATCATTTATCCGGACTTATCATCAATTCCCCGGCAGATTCCAAAAAGGATATTTTCGCTATAGCTCCGGTAATTCAGATTTTGCAGAATCATTACTTTATCACTGATACCTGGATTAATTTTGCTGATCAGGGGCAGAAGCCTATCCTTGGAAAATACCATTATAATGAGCTTCAGGAAGGAAATGAAATCCCGGCACCCCAAACCCCATTTTTCATAACAGGCTATGGACTGAACCATGTAAACCCCTATAAAAGCAGTGCTGCGTTGGTAAGAAGAGATAATCACTACCTGCTTTATCTGGGAGATACAGGTGCAGACCGCATCGAAAAATCCGACCGTCTCGATAACCTGTGGAACACTATTGCTCCGCTTGTCAAAAAAAGACAGTTAAACACCATATTAATTGAAGTTTCTTTCCCAAACAGCCAGCCTGAACATCTGCTGTTCGGACACCTTACTCCTAACCTGCTGATTGAGGAACTGAGTAAGTTGAAAGAAAAAACCGGACAAAGCAGCCTTGAGGGACTCAACATTGTAGTTACTCATAGAAAACCAACTGGTGATAATCCCGAACTTATCAAAAAAGAACTGTTGAAAAACAATCCTCTGAAAGTAAATTATATTTTCCCTGAACAAGGCAAAAAGATTAGTTTACCATAA
- a CDS encoding agmatine/peptidylarginine deiminase — MSLLLPALLLSCSQTELPQPPGTTNPGTAVYKMPEESATHEGTWLQWPHQYQYGTTYRNRLDATWVAMTKELVQSEKVHIIAYDNIEKNRITGLLNSAGVPLTNINFRLYQTDDFWIRDNGPIYVKDQNGQLFIQDWGFNGWGNKADHSRCNTIPSKIAADTNIPKINLNSVMINEGGSVEIDGNGVLMACKSSILNNNRNPGMTQQQAEAIFTKNLGVTKFIWLNGKAGLDITDMHIDGFARFASSSTIITMNPDDLNYWQVPDGDIDKLYDATTKNGSPYQFVKVPLTRNDVITTYGKNVGRASYINYYIANNRVLVPNYNDPNDAVANNIIQQLYPGKQVVGIDCRNLFANGGMIHCVTQQQPQ, encoded by the coding sequence ATGTCCCTGTTATTACCAGCTCTTTTACTTTCATGCTCTCAGACAGAATTACCACAACCTCCAGGTACAACAAATCCAGGCACTGCTGTTTACAAAATGCCGGAAGAATCTGCAACACATGAAGGAACCTGGCTTCAATGGCCACACCAGTATCAATATGGAACCACCTACCGCAACCGGCTGGATGCAACCTGGGTGGCAATGACCAAAGAACTGGTACAGAGTGAAAAAGTTCATATCATTGCTTATGACAATATAGAAAAAAACCGTATCACAGGGTTATTAAACAGTGCCGGAGTTCCCCTTACCAATATCAATTTCAGACTTTATCAGACAGATGATTTCTGGATTAGAGATAATGGTCCTATTTACGTAAAGGATCAAAATGGCCAGTTATTCATTCAGGACTGGGGATTTAACGGCTGGGGTAATAAGGCGGATCACAGCAGATGTAATACAATTCCTTCAAAAATAGCGGCAGACACCAATATCCCGAAAATCAATCTCAATTCGGTGATGATCAATGAAGGCGGAAGTGTAGAAATTGACGGAAACGGAGTATTGATGGCATGTAAAAGTTCCATCCTTAATAACAACAGAAATCCGGGGATGACCCAACAGCAGGCAGAAGCCATATTTACTAAGAATTTAGGAGTGACTAAATTTATCTGGCTGAATGGAAAAGCAGGTCTGGATATTACCGATATGCATATTGACGGTTTTGCCCGATTCGCAAGTTCATCTACTATTATCACCATGAACCCTGATGATCTTAACTACTGGCAGGTTCCTGACGGCGACATTGATAAATTATATGATGCCACCACAAAAAATGGCTCTCCTTACCAGTTTGTAAAAGTTCCGTTAACCAGAAATGATGTGATAACCACTTACGGAAAAAATGTAGGCCGTGCTTCTTACATCAATTATTATATCGCAAACAACCGTGTATTGGTACCTAATTATAATGATCCGAATGATGCCGTTGCCAATAATATCATCCAACAGCTATATCCCGGTAAACAGGTTGTTGGAATAGACTGCCGTAACTTATTTGCCAATGGCGGTATGATACACTGTGTAACGCAGCAGCAGCCACAATAA
- a CDS encoding GyrI-like domain-containing protein: MEDNLNSIYRVINFIEKNYDRPVSVKELEDISHYSYRNIQRIFKYSCGETIGAFQQRLKVENAYKRILYTQENLTTIAIEVGFSNIASFSKAFKQHFGISPKAARLSKEKLLCEEEIIPITSDELLEPEIVYLKPLQVYYQSIKTYYNNEEIEVLWEKFMENEFPDSGTEYFGVIADEPLIKTKINCRYDSCASVQPINKKLPSKTIFGGKYARFAHTGSYETIDETYTKIYSRWIFNSGLEFSHSPIIEKYERHAEQEEQLTYILLPLK, from the coding sequence ATGGAAGACAACCTGAATTCTATTTACAGAGTTATCAATTTCATAGAAAAGAATTATGATCGGCCTGTTTCTGTAAAGGAACTGGAAGATATCTCTCATTATTCTTACCGGAATATCCAGCGTATTTTTAAATACAGCTGCGGAGAAACAATAGGTGCTTTTCAGCAAAGGCTAAAGGTAGAAAATGCTTATAAGCGGATTCTTTATACTCAGGAAAACCTTACCACTATTGCTATTGAAGTAGGTTTTTCCAATATCGCTTCTTTTTCCAAAGCTTTTAAACAGCATTTCGGGATTTCTCCAAAAGCAGCAAGATTAAGTAAGGAAAAACTTTTGTGTGAAGAAGAGATCATTCCGATAACATCTGACGAACTGCTGGAACCGGAGATTGTTTACCTTAAACCACTGCAGGTTTACTATCAGAGTATTAAAACTTATTATAACAATGAAGAAATTGAAGTACTGTGGGAAAAATTCATGGAAAATGAGTTTCCCGATTCCGGAACAGAATATTTTGGTGTAATAGCAGATGAACCATTAATTAAAACTAAAATTAACTGCCGATATGATTCATGTGCTTCTGTACAGCCCATCAATAAAAAGCTGCCTTCAAAAACAATATTTGGAGGTAAATATGCCCGCTTTGCCCATACAGGCAGCTACGAAACAATAGATGAAACATACACTAAAATTTATTCCCGCTGGATTTTTAATTCTGGTCTTGAATTTTCACATTCTCCTATCATAGAAAAATACGAAAGACATGCTGAACAGGAAGAACAGCTGACTTATATTTTACTGCCTTTGAAGTAA
- a CDS encoding FUSC family protein, which produces MEKELSELSDQELLEKKRKFKSNEILNAIILGTLVGISIYSAVTEGLVLFTALPLLFVGLAVNSWNKNKKALEKELISRNLK; this is translated from the coding sequence ATGGAAAAAGAATTATCAGAACTAAGCGATCAGGAACTGCTGGAGAAGAAAAGAAAATTCAAGTCCAACGAGATTCTCAATGCCATAATATTAGGCACTCTGGTAGGGATTTCGATTTATAGTGCCGTAACCGAAGGTTTGGTACTTTTTACAGCGTTGCCTCTATTATTTGTAGGTCTTGCCGTGAACAGCTGGAATAAAAACAAGAAAGCACTTGAAAAAGAATTAATTTCCAGAAATCTAAAGTAA
- a CDS encoding DUF4440 domain-containing protein, whose amino-acid sequence MQNFNRKTEVGAVAYFRYCIKNGDAAGALSCFHPEAVYIDRDGRELRGLNQIELAMNEICRLKLDIQGETPHVTVVNDLAMWIDQWEMTGTAPDGHLIHMTGHTSCIMKKNEDGEWLWLIDNPFGSAVLKNDNLV is encoded by the coding sequence ATGCAGAATTTTAACCGAAAAACAGAAGTGGGCGCTGTAGCCTATTTCCGTTATTGTATAAAGAATGGAGATGCAGCGGGTGCATTAAGTTGTTTTCACCCTGAAGCAGTCTACATAGACAGAGATGGGAGAGAGCTGAGAGGACTTAACCAGATAGAGCTTGCAATGAATGAAATTTGCAGACTAAAACTGGATATACAAGGCGAAACTCCACATGTAACCGTTGTGAATGATCTTGCGATGTGGATTGATCAGTGGGAAATGACGGGAACCGCTCCTGACGGGCATTTAATACACATGACAGGTCATACTTCCTGTATTATGAAAAAAAATGAAGACGGTGAATGGCTGTGGCTGATAGATAATCCTTTTGGTTCTGCTGTACTTAAAAATGACAACTTGGTATAA
- a CDS encoding sigma 54-interacting transcriptional regulator: MKNDITFKELKGSGYTHKTINEEIQANLIARIKAKEPVFEGLWGYEDTVVPQLKKAILAGHHINLLGLRGQAKTRIARSMVNLLDEYMPIVKGSEINDSPFHPISKFAKDLIAELGDETPISWVHRSHRFYEKLATPDVNVADLIGDIDPIKAATLKLPYSDERVLHYGMIPRANRSIFVLNELPDLQARIQVSLFNILQEGDIQIRGFQLRMPLDIQFVFTANPEDYTNRGSIVTPLKDRIGSQIFTHYPKTIALARQITEQEALISAEDKAQIQIPDLAKDLLEEVAFAARISEYVDAKSGVSARLTISAMENLIAAAKLRLIESGVEQTTVRLLDFMSIIPSITGKIELVYEGEQEGADYVAKILIDKAVMTQFESIFPRISKLEKEGIKTPYTDLIRWFNKNHLELYYNDTDEEFYSKLDKIAPLAAVVEENTSELSKEDQNFCKELVLWALTISNKIDKSENQNTFTFDSPGIGQFLRN; this comes from the coding sequence ATGAAAAACGATATTACATTCAAAGAATTAAAAGGCTCCGGCTATACCCATAAAACGATTAATGAGGAAATCCAGGCGAACCTGATTGCCAGGATTAAAGCTAAAGAACCCGTATTTGAAGGGCTTTGGGGCTATGAAGACACCGTGGTTCCACAATTGAAAAAAGCTATTCTTGCCGGCCACCACATCAATTTATTAGGTTTACGCGGACAGGCAAAAACAAGAATTGCAAGAAGCATGGTCAATCTACTGGATGAATACATGCCTATTGTAAAAGGATCAGAAATTAATGACAGTCCGTTTCATCCGATTTCAAAATTTGCCAAAGATCTCATTGCAGAACTGGGTGACGAAACCCCGATTTCATGGGTACACCGCTCTCACCGTTTCTATGAAAAACTGGCAACTCCGGATGTGAATGTTGCTGATTTAATTGGTGACATAGACCCTATTAAAGCAGCTACTTTAAAACTTCCTTATTCCGATGAACGTGTTTTACATTACGGAATGATTCCACGTGCTAACCGTTCTATTTTTGTTTTAAATGAACTGCCGGATTTACAGGCACGCATCCAGGTTTCCCTGTTTAATATTTTACAGGAAGGTGATATTCAGATCCGTGGATTTCAACTGAGAATGCCTCTTGATATTCAGTTCGTTTTCACAGCCAATCCAGAGGATTATACCAACAGAGGAAGTATTGTAACACCATTGAAAGACAGAATCGGATCACAGATTTTCACCCACTATCCAAAAACAATTGCTCTTGCCAGACAGATCACAGAACAGGAAGCCCTGATTTCTGCTGAAGATAAAGCACAGATACAGATTCCTGATCTGGCGAAAGATCTTTTGGAGGAAGTTGCTTTTGCAGCCCGTATCAGTGAATATGTAGATGCAAAAAGCGGTGTCAGTGCCCGTCTGACCATTAGTGCCATGGAGAATTTAATTGCAGCAGCCAAACTGCGTCTGATTGAATCCGGGGTTGAACAAACCACCGTCCGCCTGCTTGATTTTATGTCAATTATCCCATCCATCACAGGAAAAATTGAACTGGTCTATGAAGGAGAACAGGAAGGCGCAGATTATGTCGCCAAAATATTGATTGACAAAGCAGTTATGACCCAATTTGAAAGTATTTTCCCACGTATTTCCAAACTGGAAAAAGAAGGAATCAAGACTCCATACACCGATCTGATCAGATGGTTCAATAAAAATCATTTGGAACTTTATTACAATGATACTGATGAAGAGTTTTATTCTAAGCTTGATAAAATAGCTCCTCTGGCAGCCGTAGTGGAAGAAAATACCTCTGAGTTGAGCAAAGAAGACCAGAATTTCTGCAAAGAACTGGTGCTATGGGCATTAACCATAAGCAATAAAATTGATAAGTCTGAGAATCAAAATACTTTTACCTTTGATTCTCCGGGGATCGGACAATTCTTACGTAACTAA
- a CDS encoding VWA domain-containing protein, with amino-acid sequence MTDKNFNPQKGFIFSKHMPEELSHFDRVFDVFKDLLTHTSGDIEEAFEWLDMLDKEYDIFDEEYTLQDFEEDLKKRGYIKEEDPEEGNTGSGKGKNILTPKLEAALREYALDQIFGKLKKNGAGNHRTSKTGIGDERDGENRSFQYGDDLAAVNMTESLKNAQINNGISDLRLTEDDLIVEETKHKAQMSTVLMIDISHSMILYGEDRITPAKKVAMALVELIKRKYPKDSIDIIVFGNEAWPIKIKDLPYLKVGPYHTNTVAGLELAMDILRRKRNTNKQIFMITDGKPSCIQLPSGEFYMNSFGLDEKIVNQCLNRAAQARKLKIPITTFMIAQDPYLRQFVEEFTAQNKGKAFLTGLSGLGQMIFEDYEKNRIRRI; translated from the coding sequence ATGACAGATAAAAATTTTAATCCTCAGAAAGGCTTTATATTCAGTAAACATATGCCGGAGGAATTATCACATTTTGACCGGGTCTTTGATGTTTTCAAAGATTTGCTCACCCATACCTCCGGAGATATTGAAGAAGCCTTCGAATGGCTTGATATGCTTGATAAAGAATATGACATTTTTGACGAGGAATATACCCTTCAGGATTTTGAAGAAGATTTGAAAAAAAGAGGTTATATCAAAGAGGAAGACCCTGAAGAAGGTAATACCGGAAGTGGAAAAGGTAAAAATATATTAACTCCAAAACTGGAAGCAGCTCTCCGTGAATATGCTTTAGACCAGATTTTTGGAAAACTGAAGAAAAATGGGGCAGGAAATCACCGCACCAGCAAAACAGGAATTGGTGATGAGCGTGATGGTGAAAACCGTTCCTTCCAATATGGAGATGACTTAGCCGCAGTGAATATGACTGAAAGCTTAAAAAATGCCCAGATCAATAACGGAATTTCAGACCTGCGCCTTACAGAAGATGACCTCATTGTAGAAGAAACCAAACATAAGGCACAAATGAGTACCGTCCTCATGATCGACATCAGCCACTCTATGATCTTATACGGTGAAGACCGCATTACTCCAGCGAAAAAAGTTGCCATGGCACTCGTGGAACTGATTAAACGAAAATATCCCAAAGATTCCATTGACATCATCGTTTTTGGAAATGAAGCATGGCCAATCAAGATCAAAGACCTTCCCTATTTAAAAGTAGGCCCTTACCATACCAATACAGTGGCTGGACTTGAGCTTGCAATGGATATTCTCCGCAGAAAAAGAAATACCAACAAGCAGATTTTTATGATCACAGACGGAAAACCGAGCTGTATTCAGTTACCAAGCGGTGAGTTTTATATGAACAGTTTTGGTTTGGATGAAAAGATTGTTAACCAATGCCTCAACAGAGCAGCACAGGCCAGAAAGTTGAAAATTCCCATCACTACTTTTATGATTGCCCAAGACCCATATCTGCGTCAGTTTGTAGAAGAGTTTACAGCTCAGAATAAAGGTAAAGCATTTTTGACAGGGCTATCAGGTTTAGGACAAATGATCTTCGAGGATTACGAAAAAAACAGAATAAGAAGAATATAG
- a CDS encoding DUF2000 domain-containing protein, with the protein MYNKKVAIVIKDDLLPWQKLNVASFLAGSIAIEFPETHGERFVTADQEEFLPFIKHPTLVYKAESTEKLQRAFRRSKDRDLAIGIYTQQLFETRSGEENVLEIAKHTADELDLVGIIVYGENKKVDKALDGLKFHE; encoded by the coding sequence ATGTATAATAAAAAAGTAGCCATCGTCATTAAGGACGACCTGTTACCATGGCAAAAGCTCAATGTTGCCTCTTTTCTGGCAGGAAGTATTGCTATTGAGTTTCCGGAAACTCATGGTGAAAGATTCGTAACTGCAGATCAGGAAGAGTTTTTACCCTTTATAAAGCATCCTACTCTTGTCTACAAAGCGGAAAGCACAGAAAAGCTTCAAAGAGCATTTCGCCGCTCGAAAGACCGCGATCTGGCTATTGGAATTTATACTCAACAACTTTTTGAGACCCGCTCAGGTGAAGAGAATGTTCTTGAAATAGCAAAACATACTGCTGATGAACTGGATCTGGTTGGTATTATCGTATATGGTGAAAATAAAAAAGTAGATAAAGCTTTGGATGGACTCAAATTTCATGAATAA